The genome window TGACGCTTTTACTTTTTCAGGAAGTATTTCGCCCTTATAAATCCAAACCTTGACACCAATTTTGCCATAAGTCGTATTGGCTTCTGCAAAGCCGTAATCAATGTCTGCTCTTAATGTCTGCAGCGGGATCGTCCCTTCCGAATAGCTTTCGCCACGGGCAATTTCCGCACCGCCAAGCCGTCCGGAACAGGTTACTTTGATTCCCTTAGCGCCGGATTTCATCGTTCTGCCGATGACCTGCTTCATTGCCCGGCGGAAGGAAATACGGCTCTCAAGCTGTGCCGCTACGTTTTCAGCGGTCAAAGTCGCATTTAATTCCGGTCTTTTGATCTCAACTACGTTAATCATGACCTGCGAATCGGTTTTCTTTTCCAAATCGCTCTTTAATTTTTCAATGGATTCACCGCCCTTGCCGATGATAATACCCGGCTT of Lachnospiraceae bacterium oral taxon 500 contains these proteins:
- a CDS encoding 30S ribosomal protein S3 gives rise to the protein MGQKVNPHGLRIGIIKDWDSKWYAEKEYADYLVEDHKLREYLKQRLFSAGISNIEIERASKRVRFNIHTAKPGIIIGKGGESIEKLKSDLEKKTDSQVMINVVEIKRPELNATLTAENVAAQLESRISFRRAMKQVIGRTMKSGAKGIKVTCSGRLGGAEIARGESYSEGTIPLQTLRADIDYGFAEANTTYGKIGVKVWIYKGEILPEKVKASSEGSEK